The genome window GTGACCTATGAAAATTGGCGGTCTCAGACCAAGTTGGTGTCTCACAAAAAAGAGAGAGCTGCAGATGGCAGCTGGGGATGTTGGTGGCCCTTTGTAGATTTAGCATTGGCAGGTAACCAACAACTACCAGACTTTATGAATTACAACTTGTGCAATGCCTAAGATGCTATAGACCATAACTATACATCAAACACATTGTTTTTTGTTGAAACAATGGGATGTTATTCCTAGTCCTCCAAGTATCAGAATTAATACTGGACTGACAAGTCAGCAACTGTGTCTTCTTCTAGTGACAGATTCTCTCTTCCATAATTAGTTGCAAGTAATTACTAAAGACATTCCTAGTTATTATTTGACAATCCATAGCTTCTCCAAATTGCTAGGCTGCTCAGACCTAATCTCTTTCCAGCTTTACTAAAGTTAGACTGTGTGTTAATCATTGATATGATAATGAAATAGTCATCTGATGTAAATGAAAACGTTATTAATTTTGTGCAAAGAGTTGGCATGGATTTTTCCAATCATGATAATCTTCTTGCAACTTTAATGTGTGTGATGTCCGATATAAGAGATTAGCTACGCTGAAGACCTGTGTGTGTGTTGGCAGCTACGTTGGTGGGTTCCACAGGATGAGTGGCACAAGGAGACGCCAGGTCAAATTCGTCGAGAAATGGCGTCCAGTTTTGCTCGCTCCGTCACGTGAGCCGTCGATTAAGTATTGGACGTCTGTCCGGTGGTTCCGTTGGAAGTTTGCCTTTCTTGCCGTCGACGCCGTCACCGAGGCGGTCGCATTACCTCCGCCCGGCGTTCCGCAAGTTGCCGCATTCTGCCACGCGTCGTCGTCCCTAGCAGTCGGTATCCTCACCTCGCCATTAAACGTTGCGTCGCCTAGCTGTCCAACCGGTGGtggcttttcctttctcttcgctGATGCCGTCACCGGCAGGGTGACGTTACCTCAGGGTGACGTTATGGAATGTGACGCCTTTTGCCACGCGTCGCCTTCGCGTCCTCCGGTACGCTCACTTCAGAATTAACGTTGCAATCGCCCCGCTGGCGGAGCGGAGGTTTTGGCGGGAGGGGGTTTCTGTCGCCCTTTATTTGAGCCATGTCTCCCGTCCCCGTCGCCGTAGCCAGGAAGTAACCCACCATACTTCCTATCGTGGGTCCCAGCGAATGTCCATTGGCGGGTCGATTCCCGGGTGCGCGGGAGCCCGTGCCTCTTCGACcgcctcgaaagatatttttcgcgCCCTCACGTGCCAGCTGTCACTTTTCACGTTACCCCCTTCCCGtttgctcttcttctgtatccctCTCCCTTCCCCTCCTGTGGGTCCCGTCGTTTTGCCCCCCGGAAAAAGTAAAATCGGCAAAAAGACTGATAAATAACTTTTCCTTTCTTCGGGAATGGAATAAATGAAGGCGTTGTAAGCTGCAGAACCCCCAAACGCGCGGGTCATGCGGCCCAAACTCACGCCAAATCCCAACCAAATGAAACCTCCTCCAACTCCCTACCAAGcgggataaaaatataataaaagcgACGCTCGCCGATGGTTGGCGCGTGCCCCCGCGGCCGCCATCTCTACCGTCCGTGACAGGCGAGCCGGTCACAGCGCTGGTCAGTCCGATGGGACCCGTCTCGGCCGCTCGATCGCCCTCTTGGGGAACCGACGGCCGATATGCTGCCCTGTTCGCCCCCGGGCAGATCTCCTCGCCTTTAAGAGGCGGTGCACCCCTGCCCCTTCCTCCTCGCCAAGCCGAAGGGTCGTCTGTTGCCCTCACCGCGACCTTCGCCCCATCTCCCTTTTTCCTCCCTCCTCTCCCTGCCCCCTACGCGGCTGCCTCCGGCCGGCCTCCCTCCGCCCCTTGGCCGCCTCCCCACCCCTCCCAGTCTCGACCTCCGATGGTCCACATCGGCCGGGAAGCACCGGAACGGAGAGAGCTCGCTGGATCGCGGCCGATCTGAGGCCGTTACCCGCCGTTGATGGCGTCGGCGCTCCTCGCCAGTAGTAATGAGCCGTGCTGGGGAGAACCAAAGGTTTATATGAGGAAGAACCCCAtttctaaccctaaccctaagccCTGCCCTAACCTGTGCACCGTCGACTATGCCGGCGATCGCACCGCGCGATTCCGAACCATGGAGCAGGAGGACGCGCCGCCGGTAGCCACCGCCGTTGTGTCTGACGATTCCTCTTCCTTCAACCGGAGACCCGCTGACCTCAACCACCGGAGGGATCCTGCCGCTGGTGGCAGCGGGAGCTACGTGACCTTCAACATCTCGGCCTACTCCAAGACGGAGCTGAGAGAGCTGAAGCGGCGGCTTGTCTCGGAGCTTGACCAGGTGCGGAGTCTCATGATCCGGATCCAGTCGAGGGAGATCCAGTCCACTCGATCCGCCGGATTTGGTGCGTCGGGGATCTACCCCGGTGGTGGCCGAGAGGTCACGTCCTCCGCCGGCCTACCACCCCTTGATCCCTGGGCTTCGAGGCCCTCAGGTACCTTCTCCGCCAAGACGAACAAAGAGTCGGAGTCCGATAAGCTCCTCGCGGCCATGATGAAGAAGTGCGGCCAGATTCTTTCCAAATTGATGAAGCACAAGAAgagcatttggtttaacacccccgTGGACGTCATCGGCATGGGTCTCCACGACTACTTCCAGATCATCAAGACGCCGATGGACCTGGGCACGGTGAAGAAGAATCTCCACAAGGGCCTCTACCCGTCGCCGGCAGAATTTGCTTCAGACGTACGATTGACCTTCAACAACGCCTTGCTCTACAACCCCAAGGGCCACGAGGTGCACAAGCTTGCTGAACAGTTCCTCCGTCATTTCGAAGGGCTGTTCGGGCCAGCCTTCCATAAGTATGAGAAGCAGGAGGAGCAGTGCAGGGTTTCTACGGAGGCGGCACCGAGTCCTGGTCCGCTGCTGCCAATCCCAGCTTCTCCTCCAGTTCAAAGCCCGGCTCCGTTTCCGGTGGCACCCCAGGAGCAGCCAAGGCAGCAGTATCCGCATGTTGCGAGGACGACATTGGTGAAGCAACCGAAGCCCAAGGCTAAAGATCCGAACAAGCGACCGATGAGCATGGAGGAGAAGCAGAAGCTTAGCGAGGGGCTGCAGAACCTTCCGCCGGAGAAGATGTCTCACGTCTTGCACATCGTTCGGAAGGGGAACGTGAGCACAACGCAGAACGGGGACGAGATCGAGCTGGACATCGACACCATGGACACGGAGACGCTTTGGGCGCTCGATCGGTTCCTGTGCAACTGCAAGAAGATGATGAGCAAGATGAAGAGGCAGGAGGCGATCGCCAACGGGCTGCTGCTACATGCTGGCCACTCCGCCGCAGTTGCCGACGCCCAACTTCCAGCTGAAGGCGGTGGCGAGATGGTAATGGCTAGGATCCTCTCTCTCTTGGTCTCTGCTCGATGGATGAAGCCTCGGAGTACTAACCTGGTCATGCTATTGGGCAGTCTCCGGTGCTGGTCGATGCGTCAGAAGTAGTTGCAGCGAAAAAGAGCAAGAAAGGAGACACCGCCGAGGAGGATGTCGACATTGGTGACGAATTACCGATCACGAACTACCCACCGGTGGAAATCCAGAAGGACACCGGTTACGCCACCTCCTCCAGTAGCTCCGACAGCGATTCCTCTTCGTCGAGTGGTATGCCGCAGCCCCGCTTCTCCTTGGTTTGCTGCAGCTGCTGCTGATTTCCTTGTGAGTAATCACATATGTTGGGTGTAGGTTCCGATTCAGGGAGCTCATCAGAGGGCGATTCGGATGAGGAGGAAAATGAGGCGCGCTCACCTGCCGCCGGAGTAAGATCTCAGAGAGACTAACGACATGTCTGCATAAGCTTTTTATTTGTTGTTCTTCCTTAATTCCTCTTCAGGTGTGACCTTGGTAGGAGTTGATGATATTAGATTAGATTGGTAGCACAGGTGTAGCATATGTAAAAAGAGAAACAGGAAGTGTTTTAAAAGTGTAGGTGATGCCTTGAATTGAAGGGTGAGGGGTGGGGGAACTCCCTCAGCCAAATTGTCTTCTTAGCCTTTTGTCTTGTAAATTTTGGCTGCATTGGGTCGGAGAGTCTTCGGAGAAGTCAACATGTTGCAATTCTTTGGACCATTAAATTCCTAAGGAATTAgatgatgcagcagcagcagcagcagcagcagcaacactgGTTGGGCTTCTCCTAAGCATCTGGCCATATCTCCAATCGTCAGAATAATCATCATTCATAGTATCATTCTCAGTTGTTACACGCGTTAGTCTTTGTCGACTGCAGCTCCAATTCAATAACCTCTGTACCATCGGACACTAAGCTGGATTTATATATTAATACCCAGCGTTACACCACTGTTTCGTGTAAATCAAGGGGATGTATACCAcaggcatcatcatcatcatcatgctgtATCATTTGTATCACGTTACTCTGACATAAatctggttggttggttggttggtttaaTTAAAGTCGAAATCTATGCTTCGTGTGATGCCCCAAAGGATCTGCATAAAAAGTATAAAACTCCAGTAACTTTTGAGTGATCAAGTCTAAACCCATAGCAATTTGATGAAACTAACTTACACGATGAGCTTCGAAGACAGATCCAATGATCATCAAGCACTCAATCAGAGCAGGGGCTAACGCATCTTTGGCTGCTTCATATTTGCAATCATTCACAGGAGGAGAAACTGTGTTCATCCATAACACAACTTTGTCATCTGGTAAACATCATCGCCAATAACCAAGTCGGAAATGTTCTAACTATTTTGGATACCAATTTAGTGAAAAAAACAGAAGCATTTAATGGCAGCTAAATCTTCAGTATTAACACTACTAGGTTGGCCTCAGCAATATTATTAGCTACACAAACATAAATTAAAGAGTGAGAAGGGGTTGAGGCCCCTCGGCTGGGTGTGCCAGGATTACAACAGGTGGTCAGTGCCATACAGGTAAAAGAaatctaaaattttatataaaagaCAGTTCACTATTTCCTAGTTTTACCGAAAGAGATTCAGATCAAACCTCTGAATCATTTTGAAATTATTTAGGGCAAAGGAAAATGAAATCATTTTGAGCACAAGGATAAAGTAAGGAAAATTTCAATGGCAATTAGTAAAGCAGGTCAACACAAGTATTTAGGAATTATAACTCTCT of Musa acuminata AAA Group cultivar baxijiao chromosome BXJ2-3, Cavendish_Baxijiao_AAA, whole genome shotgun sequence contains these proteins:
- the LOC135606693 gene encoding transcription factor GTE7-like gives rise to the protein MASALLASSNEPCWGEPKVYMRKNPISNPNPKPCPNLCTVDYAGDRTARFRTMEQEDAPPVATAVVSDDSSSFNRRPADLNHRRDPAAGGSGSYVTFNISAYSKTELRELKRRLVSELDQVRSLMIRIQSREIQSTRSAGFGASGIYPGGGREVTSSAGLPPLDPWASRPSGTFSAKTNKESESDKLLAAMMKKCGQILSKLMKHKKSIWFNTPVDVIGMGLHDYFQIIKTPMDLGTVKKNLHKGLYPSPAEFASDVRLTFNNALLYNPKGHEVHKLAEQFLRHFEGLFGPAFHKYEKQEEQCRVSTEAAPSPGPLLPIPASPPVQSPAPFPVAPQEQPRQQYPHVARTTLVKQPKPKAKDPNKRPMSMEEKQKLSEGLQNLPPEKMSHVLHIVRKGNVSTTQNGDEIELDIDTMDTETLWALDRFLCNCKKMMSKMKRQEAIANGLLLHAGHSAAVADAQLPAEGGGEMSPVLVDASEVVAAKKSKKGDTAEEDVDIGDELPITNYPPVEIQKDTGYATSSSSSDSDSSSSSGSDSGSSSEGDSDEEENEARSPAAGVRSQRD
- the LOC135606694 gene encoding uncharacterized protein LOC135606694 isoform X9, translating into MVGKDPQTLGSLEALLVQILETCTDEHCAILLDHIKVDLQALEKVAYKKHMVAWAEQSCGEDDKVVLWMNTVSPPVNDCKYEAAKDALAPALIECLMIIGSVFEAHRILWGITRSIDFDFN
- the LOC135606694 gene encoding uncharacterized protein LOC135606694 isoform X10, whose protein sequence is MPIVYELDGFISISVVQKILETCTDEHCAILLDHIKVDLQALEKVAYKKHMVAWAEQSCGEDDKVVLWMNTVSPPVNDCKYEAAKDALAPALIECLMIIGSVFEAHRILWGITRSIDFDFN
- the LOC135606694 gene encoding pumilio homolog 2-like isoform X11; its protein translation is MNLMALLVQKILETCTDEHCAILLDHIKVDLQALEKVAYKKHMVAWAEQSCGEDDKVVLWMNTVSPPVNDCKYEAAKDALAPALIECLMIIGSVFEAHRILWGITRSIDFDFN